A single Anatilimnocola floriformis DNA region contains:
- a CDS encoding TIGR00266 family protein, whose amino-acid sequence MSTISCTTCGKQYPYSAEIAGKQVRCRACGNVFAVPAATPDGLDVVDAYPVAGGFGGAAGPNVNRGGRRADEIDYEIYGSEMQFCEITLDPGEMVIAEAGGMMYMSNGIEMETVFGDPSQQNQGFWGKMMSAGKRLMTGESLFMTTFTATTNHREQVAFAAPYPGKIIPLHLDRLGGELICQKDSFLCGARGIQISIAFQKKVMVGLFGGEGFIMQKLQGDGIAMVHAGGTLYEKDLAPGETIKVDTGCIVALMPSVNYDIGFVGGIKNTFFGGEGLFLATLTGPGKVWLQSLPFSRLAGRVLAHAGSKGNKDEGSMLNHLGGLGNMVMGGGGD is encoded by the coding sequence ATGTCGACCATTTCCTGCACCACCTGCGGCAAGCAATATCCCTACTCGGCCGAGATCGCCGGCAAGCAAGTTCGCTGTCGGGCTTGCGGCAACGTGTTCGCGGTTCCTGCGGCCACGCCCGATGGCTTGGATGTGGTCGACGCTTACCCGGTGGCCGGTGGTTTTGGTGGTGCGGCCGGGCCGAACGTGAATCGCGGTGGCCGTCGCGCGGATGAGATCGACTACGAGATTTACGGCAGCGAGATGCAGTTCTGCGAGATCACGCTCGACCCGGGCGAGATGGTGATCGCCGAAGCCGGCGGCATGATGTATATGTCGAACGGCATCGAGATGGAGACCGTCTTCGGCGATCCCAGCCAGCAGAATCAAGGCTTTTGGGGCAAAATGATGTCGGCCGGCAAACGTCTCATGACCGGCGAGTCGCTGTTCATGACGACGTTCACTGCCACGACGAATCACCGCGAGCAGGTGGCCTTCGCGGCGCCGTATCCCGGCAAGATCATTCCGCTGCACCTCGATCGCTTGGGCGGTGAATTGATCTGCCAAAAGGATTCGTTCCTCTGCGGCGCGCGGGGCATTCAGATCAGCATCGCCTTTCAAAAGAAGGTGATGGTCGGCCTCTTCGGCGGTGAAGGTTTCATCATGCAAAAGTTGCAGGGGGACGGCATCGCCATGGTGCACGCCGGCGGCACGTTGTATGAAAAGGATCTCGCGCCGGGCGAAACGATCAAGGTCGACACTGGCTGCATCGTCGCTCTCATGCCGAGCGTGAACTACGACATCGGTTTTGTCGGCGGAATCAAGAACACGTTCTTCGGCGGCGAAGGCTTGTTCCTCGCCACGCTCACCGGCCCCGGCAAAGTGTGGCTGCAATCGCTGCCGTTCTCACGGCTCGCAGGTCGTGTGCTTGCCCACGCCGGCAGCAAGGGAAATAAGGATGAAGGAAGCATGCTGAACCACCTCGGCGGTTTGGGAAACATGGTGATGGGCGGCGGTGGAGATTAA
- a CDS encoding alpha/beta hydrolase, which translates to MSLVRVVTCFALLVCFSSFAHAEPKTELLWPNGAPDAKGTDEKDKPKLIIWSPEKEKNCGVAIVVCPGGGYGGLAMDHEGKQIGEWLNSHGITALICDYRHRGKGYGHPAPLQDAQRAIRTARSKATELGYEPNKVGILGFSAGGHLCSTAVTHFDAGDEKAEDPIARLSCRPDFGVLCYAVIAFDQPYTHRGSQNNLLGNAPAPELVASLSNEKQVTKETPPCFLWHTYEDTGVPPENSIVFYQAMLKNKVPGELHVYEKGRHGVGLGKNIPGTGDWSEACLRWLKGREIVK; encoded by the coding sequence ATGTCGCTTGTTCGCGTGGTTACTTGTTTTGCCTTGCTCGTTTGCTTTTCATCGTTCGCCCATGCCGAGCCGAAGACGGAATTGCTTTGGCCCAACGGCGCTCCCGACGCTAAGGGGACCGACGAAAAAGACAAACCGAAGCTCATCATCTGGTCGCCCGAAAAAGAGAAGAACTGCGGCGTGGCAATCGTCGTTTGTCCCGGCGGCGGCTACGGTGGCTTGGCCATGGATCACGAAGGAAAACAAATCGGCGAATGGCTGAATAGCCACGGCATTACTGCCCTGATTTGCGATTACCGCCATCGCGGCAAGGGCTATGGCCATCCCGCTCCGTTGCAAGATGCGCAGCGGGCGATTCGCACCGCGCGCAGCAAAGCGACAGAGCTCGGTTATGAACCGAACAAAGTCGGTATCCTCGGCTTTTCGGCCGGCGGCCATCTTTGCTCGACGGCAGTGACGCATTTCGATGCCGGCGATGAAAAAGCCGAAGATCCAATCGCTCGGCTGAGCTGCCGGCCCGACTTCGGCGTGCTGTGCTACGCGGTGATTGCCTTCGATCAGCCGTACACGCATCGCGGCTCGCAGAACAACCTGCTCGGCAATGCCCCGGCCCCCGAACTCGTGGCCAGCTTGTCGAACGAGAAGCAAGTCACCAAGGAAACGCCGCCGTGCTTCCTCTGGCACACCTACGAAGACACCGGCGTGCCTCCGGAAAACAGCATTGTCTTCTACCAGGCCATGCTGAAGAACAAAGTTCCCGGCGAACTGCACGTGTATGAAAAAGGCCGCCACGGCGTGGGGCTTGGCAAGAACATTCCTGGCACTGGCGACTGGTCGGAGGCCTGCCTGCGCTGGCTGAAGGGGCGTGAGATTGTGAAGTAA
- a CDS encoding phytanoyl-CoA dioxygenase family protein yields the protein MPTDYSQIHELAGDLFTLPKSAGEWDRYRLTDEQVTFFREQGYLAGIRILTDEQIEKLRGELTQFFDSQHDGRDLWYEYHTNESASPDTVLFHALGAWRLRPGFHDILWHPAFTVPASQLLEGAVRFWHDQLFCKPAKHGGVVAWHQDYSYWTRTQPMAHLTCWIGLDDSRKDNGCLHYVPKSHLWPLLPITGLAGDMHAIREVLSPEQWEQFQHPVAIELKAGEASFHHPQLVHGSFENKCDRPRRATVINVVRDGVSSQSDQPLLSGVPVVPPGQTLDGQFFPLLYQR from the coding sequence ATGCCAACCGACTACTCTCAAATTCACGAACTGGCCGGCGACCTATTTACCCTTCCCAAGTCGGCCGGCGAATGGGATCGCTATCGCTTGACCGACGAACAAGTCACGTTCTTCCGCGAGCAAGGTTATCTCGCCGGCATTCGGATTCTGACCGACGAGCAAATCGAAAAACTGCGCGGCGAACTTACTCAGTTCTTCGATTCGCAGCACGACGGCCGCGACCTGTGGTACGAGTATCACACCAACGAATCGGCCAGCCCCGACACCGTGCTGTTTCACGCGCTCGGCGCCTGGCGATTGCGGCCAGGCTTTCACGATATTCTGTGGCATCCGGCGTTCACGGTCCCAGCGAGTCAGTTGCTCGAGGGGGCCGTTCGCTTCTGGCACGACCAGCTCTTTTGCAAACCGGCGAAGCACGGCGGCGTCGTAGCCTGGCATCAGGACTATTCGTACTGGACGCGGACACAGCCGATGGCGCATCTCACGTGCTGGATCGGTCTCGATGACAGCCGGAAGGACAACGGCTGCCTGCATTACGTTCCCAAGAGCCACCTCTGGCCGCTGCTGCCGATCACCGGCCTAGCGGGAGACATGCATGCGATTCGCGAAGTGCTGTCGCCTGAGCAGTGGGAACAGTTTCAGCATCCGGTGGCGATCGAATTGAAAGCCGGAGAAGCCTCGTTTCATCACCCGCAGCTGGTTCACGGCAGCTTCGAGAACAAGTGCGATCGGCCGCGGCGAGCGACAGTCATCAACGTGGTGCGCGACGGCGTAAGCAGTCAGAGCGATCAACCACTGCTATCTGGCGTGCCCGTGGTTCCGCCGGGGCAGACGCTCGACGGGCAGTTCTTTCCGTTGCTGTATCAACGGTAA
- a CDS encoding DUF1559 domain-containing protein, whose protein sequence is MKRHLGKGFTLVELLVVIAIIGVLVALLLPAVQAAREAARRMQCGNNVKQLCLGLQNYHDTFLYLPYGARVRTSGGSTNWGSSWLTATLSFCEQRPMFDKMVASDIAGAANDYGTSTSPVLTQANNAKIKYMLCPSSPLPEMETLGTSSILIPSYAGIAGGCSDLGGSPVVAANVVTEARVNTTSAPTSSATTTGFGGNGMLQLNDAVTFAACTDGTANTIIVGECSDWFYDWTGTTTSPTRQNPSLGKGLGWMGGATITNLATSGGTSFAASSVGNLQTVAHPVGVNNRNTNATAYAWGTMGVGPRGPNNPLLAAHPAGAMVGFLDGHVLLLTKQTATYILKRLAIRDDGGVIPDF, encoded by the coding sequence ATGAAAAGACATCTCGGTAAGGGTTTTACCCTCGTCGAGCTGCTGGTGGTCATCGCGATCATCGGCGTGCTCGTCGCACTGCTGCTTCCAGCAGTGCAAGCGGCTCGCGAAGCCGCCCGCCGCATGCAATGCGGCAATAACGTCAAGCAGTTGTGCTTGGGTCTGCAGAACTACCACGACACGTTCTTGTACCTGCCGTATGGTGCGCGGGTGCGTACGAGCGGTGGTTCTACGAACTGGGGTTCGTCGTGGTTGACTGCCACGTTGTCGTTCTGCGAACAACGACCGATGTTTGACAAGATGGTTGCCTCGGACATTGCGGGTGCCGCCAATGATTACGGCACGTCGACAAGCCCGGTATTGACGCAAGCGAATAATGCCAAGATCAAGTACATGCTCTGCCCATCGAGTCCATTGCCGGAAATGGAAACGCTCGGCACGAGCTCGATCCTGATTCCTTCGTATGCGGGCATCGCGGGTGGCTGCTCGGACCTCGGTGGCAGTCCAGTTGTGGCTGCCAACGTGGTGACTGAGGCTCGCGTCAACACGACGTCGGCTCCCACGTCTTCGGCCACCACGACTGGCTTTGGTGGCAATGGTATGTTGCAGCTCAATGATGCGGTGACGTTTGCGGCATGCACCGATGGAACTGCCAACACGATCATTGTGGGCGAATGCTCCGACTGGTTCTACGATTGGACCGGGACCACGACCTCGCCGACTCGCCAGAATCCTTCACTTGGCAAAGGTTTAGGTTGGATGGGTGGTGCGACCATCACTAACCTAGCTACTAGCGGTGGTACGAGCTTCGCGGCTTCGAGCGTGGGCAACCTTCAAACGGTGGCTCACCCGGTTGGCGTCAACAATCGCAACACGAACGCCACCGCCTATGCCTGGGGTACGATGGGCGTGGGCCCTCGTGGTCCGAACAACCCGCTGCTGGCCGCTCACCCGGCTGGTGCGATGGTCGGCTTCTTGGATGGCCACGTGCTGCTGCTCACCAAGCAAACTGCCACGTACATCCTGAAGCGGCTCGCGATTCGTGACGACGGCGGCGTGATTCCGGATTTTTAA
- a CDS encoding DUF1559 domain-containing protein — MKRQGLRYGFTLVELLVVIAIIGVLVALLLPAVQAAREAARRMQCGNNVKQLCLGLQNYHDTFLYLPYGARVRTSGGSTNWGTSWMTATLPFCEQGPMFDKMVASDISGAANDYGTSTSPVLTPANNAKIKYMLCPSSPLPEMETLGTNSILIPSYTGIAGGCSDAGGSPVVAANVVSETRVNVTSAPTSSATLSGFGGNGMLQLNDSVTFAACTDGTANTIIVGECSDWFYDWTGSTTSPTRQNPSLGKGLGWMGGATITNQAVASGTSFAASSVGNLQTVAYPVGVNNRNANTYTWGSGGIGARGPNNPLLAAHPAGAMVGFLDGHVLLLTKQTATYILKRLAIRDDGGVIPDF; from the coding sequence ATGAAGAGACAGGGGTTGAGGTACGGTTTTACACTCGTTGAGCTACTGGTGGTCATCGCGATCATCGGCGTGCTCGTCGCGCTGCTGCTTCCAGCAGTGCAAGCGGCTCGTGAAGCCGCCCGCCGCATGCAGTGCGGCAATAACGTCAAGCAGTTGTGCTTGGGTCTGCAGAACTATCACGACACGTTCTTGTACCTGCCGTATGGCGCGCGGGTGCGTACGAGCGGTGGTTCTACGAACTGGGGTACATCGTGGATGACTGCCACGTTGCCGTTTTGCGAACAGGGGCCCATGTTTGACAAGATGGTTGCCTCGGACATTTCGGGGGCCGCCAATGATTACGGCACGTCGACAAGCCCGGTATTGACGCCAGCGAACAATGCCAAGATCAAGTACATGCTCTGCCCCTCGAGCCCGTTGCCGGAAATGGAGACGCTCGGCACAAACTCGATCCTGATTCCATCGTACACGGGCATCGCCGGTGGCTGCTCGGACGCCGGTGGCAGTCCAGTTGTGGCTGCCAACGTGGTGAGTGAGACTCGCGTCAATGTGACGTCGGCTCCCACGTCTTCGGCCACCCTGAGTGGCTTCGGTGGCAACGGTATGTTGCAGCTCAATGATTCGGTGACGTTCGCCGCTTGCACCGATGGAACTGCCAACACGATCATTGTGGGCGAATGCTCCGACTGGTTCTACGATTGGACCGGGAGCACTACCTCGCCGACTCGCCAGAATCCTTCGCTTGGCAAAGGCCTAGGCTGGATGGGTGGCGCGACCATCACTAACCAAGCTGTCGCCAGTGGTACGAGCTTCGCGGCTTCGAGCGTGGGCAACCTTCAAACGGTGGCTTACCCGGTTGGTGTCAACAATCGCAACGCGAACACCTACACTTGGGGCTCGGGTGGTATCGGCGCTCGTGGTCCGAATAACCCGCTGCTGGCCGCTCACCCGGCTGGTGCGATGGTCGGCTTCTTGGATGGACACGTGCTGCTGCTCACCAAGCAGACTGCCACGTACATCCTGAAGCGGCTCGCGATTCGTGACGACGGCGGCGTGATTCCGGATTTTTAA
- a CDS encoding DUF3817 domain-containing protein has product MKMLNTPLRRLRMIGLAEGTSFLVLLLIAMPLKYFGGIPEAVKITGWIHGGLFVLFLLSVAEVTIRRPWWSPLFWGAALAAAFIPLGPIVFDRWLHRVEAADLAQGRG; this is encoded by the coding sequence ATGAAGATGTTGAATACGCCGCTTCGACGGTTGCGCATGATCGGTCTGGCCGAAGGAACTTCGTTCCTCGTGCTGCTACTAATTGCAATGCCGCTGAAGTACTTCGGTGGTATTCCCGAGGCGGTGAAAATCACCGGCTGGATTCATGGTGGGCTGTTCGTGCTGTTTTTGCTCAGCGTCGCCGAAGTGACGATTCGCCGGCCCTGGTGGTCGCCGCTGTTTTGGGGTGCGGCACTTGCGGCGGCGTTCATTCCGCTGGGGCCGATTGTGTTCGATCGCTGGTTGCATCGCGTCGAAGCCGCAGATCTCGCGCAGGGCAGAGGTTAG
- the rdgB gene encoding RdgB/HAM1 family non-canonical purine NTP pyrophosphatase encodes MAAKKILVMGTRNRKKLGELIDLLEPQGFELRTLADYPNSLEVEETGTTFTENAALKATQQARAIGEWVLGEDSGLAVDFLKGAPGVYSARFSGDGATDASNNQLLLEKLKGVPLDKRTAHYVCHATLSDPAGNIVAEAEDYCRGRILETAAGSGGFGYDPLFEVIECHQTFGELSPAVKSVLSHRSRAIRALVPKIIALMK; translated from the coding sequence ATGGCTGCAAAGAAAATCCTCGTGATGGGGACCCGCAATCGCAAAAAGCTTGGCGAACTCATCGACCTGCTCGAGCCGCAGGGCTTTGAGCTGCGCACGCTTGCCGACTATCCGAACTCACTGGAAGTCGAAGAGACCGGCACCACCTTCACCGAAAATGCCGCCTTGAAAGCAACTCAGCAAGCCCGCGCCATCGGCGAATGGGTCCTCGGTGAAGACAGCGGCCTAGCCGTTGATTTTCTGAAAGGCGCGCCTGGCGTTTACTCGGCCCGTTTCTCGGGCGACGGAGCGACCGACGCTTCCAACAATCAACTACTGCTAGAAAAGCTCAAAGGCGTGCCGCTCGACAAGCGCACCGCTCATTACGTTTGTCATGCGACCCTCTCGGATCCCGCCGGCAACATCGTTGCCGAAGCCGAAGATTACTGCCGCGGCCGGATCCTTGAAACGGCTGCCGGCAGTGGCGGCTTTGGTTACGATCCGCTGTTCGAAGTCATCGAGTGCCATCAAACCTTCGGCGAGCTATCGCCAGCCGTGAAAAGCGTCCTTAGCCACCGCAGCCGAGCCATCCGCGCGCTCGTGCCCAAGATCATCGCGCTCATGAAATAG